GCGGGGGACGGCTGTCCGTCGGCGATCATCCCGGTCGCGGGTGACGGCGCGTCCGCGATCATGCCGGCCGCGCCACCGAGGGCGGAGGCCACGTTGCCCCAGAGCACCTGCGGGGACAGCGAGTAGCGCTCCCGGAAGACCGTGAGCAGCGGCTCGACCAGGTCCAACAGCCCGGCTTCGGCGATCCGGCGCGGCTCCCAGCCGGCGCACGGCTCGGCGGTCAGGTCCCGGTAGGCGATCGGCAGCGGGCCACCCGTCACCGGCTGCCACCACAGCTGCCCGGGATCCGCCCGGGGAATCGCGCCGCCGATCGTCGCGGCGCCGAGCAGCGGGGACAGCAGCCGGGACGCCAGCCCGAGGAACGTGATCGAGGCGACCGCCCGCTCGCCGATCGCCCCCCGGTCGAGCCCGGACATCCGCGCCAGCGTGTCCCGGCCCAGCTCGACCCGCTCCGCCACCACCCGCGGGTCCAGCAACTCGCGGAACGGCCGCCACCGGGCCGAGCCGTCCCACGGCGTCCACGCGAAGTAGGGCCCGAGCCGCGCCGCCGCGGTCAACGCTTCTGTCACAGCACCCACTATCGCCGGAAACGTTCGCTACGCCACACCACGATCACTCAGACGTTTCCGCGCACCGCCGATGGAACCAGCATGAGACTGGAGGTACGACGGCTGTGGCCGATCCTCGGCGCGTTGACCGCGTGCGTCCTGGGCTTCCTGCTGCTGCGGCAGGTGGCCACCGGCGCCTTCGGTGACCTGGAGGCGCGGCAGGTCGGTCAGGACGCCGACCGGATCCGGATCGGGCTGGACGGGCAGGCCCGGCTGCTGACCGCGTTCGGCGTGACGAACAGCATCTGGGACAACACGTATCACGACATCGCGAAGGCCGACCGGGACGCCTTCACCCTCGACTTCCCGCCGGA
Above is a genomic segment from Actinoplanes ianthinogenes containing:
- a CDS encoding (2Fe-2S)-binding protein, whose translation is MTEALTAAARLGPYFAWTPWDGSARWRPFRELLDPRVVAERVELGRDTLARMSGLDRGAIGERAVASITFLGLASRLLSPLLGAATIGGAIPRADPGQLWWQPVTGGPLPIAYRDLTAEPCAGWEPRRIAEAGLLDLVEPLLTVFRERYSLSPQVLWGNVASALGGAAGMIADAPSPATGMIADGQPSPAARSAAIVEAALDLAPLRRSADLVRPDPRRDRWFLVRRNCCLYYRIPGGGTCGDCVLTPEAERHRTWRAVLSR